Below is a window of Uranotaenia lowii strain MFRU-FL unplaced genomic scaffold, ASM2978415v1 HiC_scaffold_436, whole genome shotgun sequence DNA.
cttaaaacccttaaaaacttaataattaatgtgatttggtgatgaaatcgatccatttattcccaaaaattaaaaggatttaaatctcaaaggcccatataagcagataaggtttgcaacactgctcaaatcaattttattcgaagttttttgtgcgatcatgtgaatataatttaggacaaaactaaaactaggaaatatttatccgtaaaagcgttgaaatgtatttctgaatctttttaatatttaattgcaaaggaaaggaaaaataaatgataatttcaaagccttctatcttttcaaagatagttaatcgacactagagtgcctaaatcagccatctaatgTAAATCTTATAAGTTTCAAGCTAaaatagatcctaggcctaacacaaagtccagagccaaatttggggattggcTCAAGGAAATAGAGggcacaatgagcctaaaatttgtatggaattatgagaaattgggtttggaagtacatgaaaaccaagttatacaccaatttctgaagtccctatcggctgatttgttttaattatagtcattcacaaaactttcattatgacaaatagtttatctcaagatcccatttcgacaatggtttagttaaaaaggtttttgagtttcaaaaattagcttctgatgggtcaagtacaaaaaatacctgaatgatcgttaatcgacgctgATTTTGACTCTGTTTTGAcgcttttttattataactctAATCAAaacgcgttcctcagatgaaatattgttataatcaaagctttaaaatactcaaattaaaagaaaaattggttgataaagatctaaattatagacgaaaaacgggttttttttatcatgccgaacaaaatctacataattccatacaaacttcaggtgcgttgcgcaaccccttTCCTTAGAAaaatctgacccaaattttgcatgagaccttgtgctagtacatatttgaatttatttaaatttgttattcagttcaaagtcttttttgtgagattttatgtaaacacggggttcgatttggattttctagtgacattctttgaggtggaaatttcaataagggcagttttttattaaaataatttaaataatgttattaattaatttttaataaaaaagttaatctactaagtttaccatgttcaaagattttttgaatctcattacatttatttcatgaaacttattttgtttgaacaaagccagaaaaaaatagaagctattagcggtgtttttcattctaacataaatatatgaaaaacttgatcttttgcaagatttttgttcaaatcacagatgactacctgctttatgattaacaaatattcttttacaaaaacgatgaggatttcatttgtttgatagtttgtttattcttgaatcaagcgtttttaagcgctgtttcatatgttttattagaaatgttaaaaagcaactgagttaatgcaaaaaaaatattttagtttctttaaaaatttgataatagaattcgtttattgaagcacattgttgtgttAAACTtctattgaagaaatactatcatagtgttaaagtaaaaagtcttgaacgttttcgaaaaaaagtaaataaattttcgtgacgtcacaacgcattctttacccgggtgcaactcacaacctggtaaaccgattttcaatctaaaaattgcattaaatttcactcaaaaagtttgaagagacctccaattttcgacaatatgtgaaatttcagtaaatcataaatttaaaaacagtagaattttcgtgacgtcacaacgcttaaaaatagatacctttatcaacggttctagagcgtaaacttgcagtgactgttatttatcttatatcatgcttaaaagatggcttttctaccatcattttgcaataatttttttttgacatagccagatttttgacaaagttatgttacaaataaagaatatttgcaaaaatcaatttaatttcatactaaaatttttaaatttcaacgttaacatacccaattctaaaaaaaggtagctgaaaatcttttaatggaaaatgacactcaagaaataacctttctaacgctatgtaatttatttttggataatgaaaaataaaaatcggttctccagttgtggggtgcttggaatgggtcatatatatatatctatatatatatatatatacatatatatatatacatatatatatatatatatatatatatatatatatatatatatatatatatatatatatatatatatatatatatatatatatatatatatatatatatatatatatatatatatatatatatatatatatctatatatatatatatatatatctatatatatatatatatatatatatatatatatatatatatatattatatatatatatatatatatatatatatatatatataatatatatatatatatactatatatatatatataatatatatatatatatatatatatatatatatatatatatatatatatatatatatatatatatatatatatatgttatatatatatataaatatatatatatatatatatatatatatatatatatatatatatatatatatatatatatatatatatatatatatatatatatatatatataatatatatatatagatatatatatatatatatatatatatatatatatatatatatatatatatatatatatatatatatatatatatatatatatatatatatatatatatatatatatatatatatatatatatatatatatatatatatatatatatatataatattatatatatatatatatatatatatatattatatatatatatatatatatatatatatatatatatatcataTATCATGATCCTTCAGAACacccttcatgttggtcctcccgatccaacgaaaattcataaagtgatccttcagaacacacttcatgttggtcctcccgatccaacgaaaattcataaagtgatccttcagaacactcttcatgttggtcctcccgatccaacaaaaattcataaagtgatccttcagaacacccttcatgttggtcctcccgatccaacgaaaattcataaagtgatccttcagaacattcttcatgttggtcctcccgatccaacgaaaattcattaagtgatccttcagaacactcttcatgttggtcctcccgatccaacgaaaattcataaagtgatccTTTAGAACacccttcatgttggtcctcccgatccaacgaaaattcataaagtgaaccttcagaacactcttcatgttggtcctcccgatccaacaaaaattcataaagtgatccttcagaacacccttcatgttggtcctcccgatccaacgaaaactcataaagtgatccttcagaacacccttcatgttggtcctcccgatccaacgaaaattcataaagtgatccttcagaacattcttcatgttggtcctcccgatccaacgaaaattcataaagtgatccttcagaacattcttcatgttggtcctcccgatccaacgaaaattcataaagtgatccTTTAGAACacccttcatgttggtcctcccgatccaacgaaaattcataaagtgatccttcagaacattcttcatgttggtcctcccgatccaacgaaaattcattaagtgatccttcagaacactcttcatgttggtcctcccgatccaacgaaaattcataaagtgatccTTTAGAACacccttcatgttggtcctcccgatccaacgaaaattcataaagtgatccttcagaacacccttcatgttggtcctcccgatccaacgaaaattcataaagtgatccttcagaacacacttcatgttggtcctcccgatccaacgaaaattcataaagtgatccttcagaacactgttcatgttggtcctcccgatccaacaaaaattcataaagtgatccttcagaacacccttcatgttggtcctcccgatccaacgaaaattcataaagtgatccttcagaacattcttcatgttggtcctcccgatccaacgaaaattcattaagtgatccttcagaacactcttcatgttggtcctcccgatccaacgaaaattcataaagtgatccTTTAGAACacccttcatgttggtcctcccgatccaacgaaaattcataaagtgaaccttcagaacactcttcatgttggtcctcccgatccaacaaaaattcataaagtgatccTTCAGAACACCCTTCATGTTGGTCNNNNNNNNNNNNNNNNNNNNNNNNNNNNNNNNNNNNNNNNNNNNNNNNNNNNNNNNNNNNNNNNNNNNNNNNNNNNNNNNNNNNNNNNNNNNNNNNNNNNNNNNNNNNNNNNNNNNNNNNNNNNNNNNNNNNNNNNNNNNNNNNNNNNNNNNNNNNNNNNNNNNNNNNNNNNNNNNNNNNNNNNNNNNNNNNNNNNNNNNNNNNNNNNNNNNNNNNNNNNNNNNNNNNNNNNNNNNNNNNNNNNNNNNNNNNNNNNNNNNNNNNNNNNNNNNNNNNNNNNNNNNNNNNNNNNNNNNNNNNNNNNNNNNNNNNNNNNNNNNNNNNNNNNNNNNNNNNNNNNNNNNNNNNNNNNNNNNNNNNNNNNNNNNNNNNNNNNNNNNNNNNNNNNNNNNNNNNNNNNNNNNNNNNNNNNNNNNNNNNNNNNNNNNNNNNNNNNNNNNNNNNNNNNNNNNNNNNNNNNNNNNNNNNNNNNNNNNNNNNNNNNNNNNNNNNNNNNNNNNGGTCATTTTATTGATCGTTGTACCAAGGGATCATGTCGCGAGTGCAACAAAAAACACCATTCGATGTTGCATAACAGTTTTTCGAGTCAGAGCTCCGTTTCACAAAACCAGTCGACAGTCAACAGTCATTCGTATCGGAATAATAATCGCCCAGGACCTTCTGAACAAGGTCGTGAACATAATGTAAATCCTCAAGCACAACATAGTTCCACTAATTCCTACCCCGTAATACAAACACACATTCGCCACACTCAACCACAACACACCACAGACAATTCCTTTACCTTTAATGCGGCACCAATGCCGGAATGCGCTAAGTTTCGTTCGCTACAAGTTTTAATGTCAACCGCTGTAGTACGGGTTGAAGATCGTTTTGGAAATCATACGTTTGCTAGAACATTGTTAGATTCGTGTTCTGAGTTTTGTTATGTGACAAAAAGTTTTGCGAGAAGGTTGAATCTTCGGAGAAGTCACAACGTTATGAGAATCCAAGGTATTGGAAATGAGTCAGTTGAATCGAGTGAGTCAGTTGAGGCGGGAGTTCGGCCTCGTTTGTCAGAAATATCTTCATTTTCGGAAGATATGAGATTCCATGTGTTGCCCAAAATAACAAGTGATCTGGCCATTAGAAAAGTTTCGCTCAATCGGTGCGAAATTCCTCAGAATTTGGTGTTAGCTGATCCGGAATTTTGGAGTCCAGGTCCGATAGACATGATAATCGGGGCAGAATACTTTTGCGATTTATTGCGATCTGGGAAATTGAAAGTTTCGGACAATGGTCCAACTCTGCAAGAAACCGAATTTGGTTGGGTTGTCTCCGGCAGAGTTTCTGATAGTTCCGTCGCAACATTGGAATCTCCAGTCAGTTCAGATTGTTTTGTTAGCTCTACAGCAAATTTGGAAGACATGATTGCTAAGTTTTGGGAGTTAGAATCATGTAATACTAACAGCATTTTGTCAGTTGAAGAGTCAGTTTGTGAACAGATGTTCAAAGAAACCACAATTAGGAATTCGGAAGGTAAATTTGTCGTCACCTTGCCGAAAAAACGTGGTGTTTTGCGTAACTTGGGTGAATCTAGAGGAAGAGCGATGAGTCGGTTCCTCAGTTTGGAAAGAAGGCTATCTGCAAAGGCAGAATTGAAGGCTCTGTATGCGGATTTTATCCATGAGTTTGTGTCTATGGGACATATGAAAGAAGTTTCAGATGATGTGTCAGTTGATATGTGTCAGAATTCAGTCGGAATGAATCCGAATATAGTCGGAATGCGTCAGAAAAACGTTCAGAATGTGTCAGAATTAGATCCTGTGTATTATCTCCCACACCATGAAGTATTGAAGCCGGACATACAACAACAAAGCTACGCGTAGTGTTTGATGCTTCGTGTCGGACCTCAACGGGCGTTTCGTTGAACGACGCGTTGATGGTGGGGCCTACTGTGCAGAACGATTTGTTGTCGATCATCTTGCGCTTCCGTTTGCACCGATACGCCATCAGTGCAGACATTGAGAAGATGTACAGGATGGTACAGGTTCAGCAACCGGATCAACACCTTCAGCGAATTTTGTGGCGAGATACACCTGATGAACCCGTGAAAACTTTTGAGTTAACGACCGTTACATACGGAACTGCTAGTGCTCCGTATTTGGCGACAAGGTGCTTGAAACAGCTAGCTGAAGATGGATCAGCAAGTCATCCGATTGGTTCGAGAGTAGTCAAAGACAGTTTCTACGCCGACGATTGTCTAGTTGGAGCGGACAGTGTCGAAGAAGGCAAGCATTTAGTTGAAGAAACTACCGATCTCACCAATTCAGCTGGGTTTAATTTACGGAAGTTCAACTCAAACTCACCAGAGATATTGGCAAGCATTCCTGAAGATTTGAAAGAGAAAAAGTCAGTTTTAGAGTTCGATTCGTCAGATTCAACTGTGAAAACCCTTGGTTTGAAGTGGGACACAGAGTCAGATAATTTTTGCTTTAGTATTCCCCATTGGAGGTCATCAAGTTCGCAAATCACGAAAAGAAGCGTGCATTCTGATCCAGCCTGTTTGTTTGATCCTCTTGGGCTCGTGGGTCCAGTTGTTGTGCAAGCGAAAATGATAATCCAGCAACTGTGGCGTCTCAAGGTTGGTTGGGATGACCCATTGGATGAGCAGTATCAAAATCTATGGAAGGAGTACAAACAGAGTTTGATGCCATTAGAATCGTTGTCAGTTCCACGTTGGCTTGGGTTCAGTAAAGATTGTGTGTCAGTACAGTTACATGGGTTCTGCGATGCGTCAGAGTCAGCTTATGGAGCATGTTTGTACCTGCGCTGCGTAACTGTAGATGGTTAGATATCGGTCAGATTAGTAACAGCCAAGTCAAGAGTGGCCCCTTTGGAGAATTTGAAAAGATCGAAAAGAAAAACCTCAATCCCACGTTTAGAATTGTCGTCAGCTCTCCA
It encodes the following:
- the LOC129760103 gene encoding uncharacterized protein LOC129760103 encodes the protein MVQVQQPDQHLQRILWRDTPDEPVKTFELTTVTYGTASAPYLATRCLKQLAEDGSASHPIGSRVVKDSFYADDCLVGADSVEEGKHLVEETTDLTNSAGFNLRKFNSNSPEILASIPEDLKEKKSVLEFDSSDSTVKTLGLKWDTESDNFCFSIPHWRSSSSQITKRSVHSDPACLFDPLGLVGPVVVQAKMIIQQLWRLKVGWDDPLDEQYQNLWKEYKQSLMPLESLSVPRWLGFSKDCVSVQLHGFCDASESAYGACLYLRCVTVDG